In one window of Microbacterium sp. PM5 DNA:
- a CDS encoding peptidase M23, with product MTSRSSTSGRGGSTRRRPVRRRPALSARRRRQLRRRRALAWAVVAVLATGLGVAGVAIGQAVRHAAVCAEAEGFGRQQLDNARSIVAAGRDAGLPARDQTIAVMTALGESSLQNIDYGDWETSGVTNPDGSRTTSIGLFQQQDGWGTREQRLDPYTAASLFYRAMVEKVPEPERSATAPTEVAHRVQINRDPTHYAPYWPLAERIVAVLDDQTVVDTCL from the coding sequence GTGACCTCGCGCTCCTCGACATCCGGCCGCGGCGGCTCGACGAGGCGTCGGCCCGTTCGTCGCCGTCCGGCCCTCAGCGCCCGGCGGCGACGTCAGCTGCGACGTCGCCGGGCACTCGCGTGGGCGGTCGTGGCGGTGCTCGCCACCGGTCTCGGCGTCGCGGGGGTGGCGATCGGTCAGGCCGTCCGTCATGCCGCGGTCTGCGCGGAGGCGGAGGGATTCGGACGGCAGCAGCTGGACAACGCGCGCAGCATCGTGGCGGCCGGACGCGACGCGGGGTTGCCTGCGCGCGACCAGACGATCGCAGTGATGACGGCGCTGGGGGAGTCCAGTCTGCAGAACATCGACTACGGCGATTGGGAGACGAGCGGGGTGACCAACCCCGACGGCTCACGCACGACCTCGATCGGTCTCTTCCAGCAGCAGGACGGCTGGGGAACGCGGGAGCAGCGGCTCGATCCCTACACGGCGGCGAGCCTGTTCTACCGCGCCATGGTCGAGAAGGTGCCCGAGCCCGAGCGGTCGGCGACGGCGCCCACGGAGGTCGCCCATCGGGTGCAGATCAATCGCGATCCGACGCACTACGCCCCGTACTGGCCGCTGGCCGAGCGGATCGTCGCCGTGCTCGACGATCAGACCGTCGTCGACACCTGCCTCTGA